A region from the Procambarus clarkii isolate CNS0578487 unplaced genomic scaffold, FALCON_Pclarkii_2.0 HiC_scaffold_1118, whole genome shotgun sequence genome encodes:
- the LOC138362037 gene encoding uncharacterized protein translates to MIYRIKVRFRGNQIPTRSEISDLITTTTNVAPLDVVLNDDGLPQLLFSSAEADSHLSTMKVTFTSPEEATSATTNGFRCFGLACTPRQITREHYYQLRQCFKCYSYEHFTKSCPSQDQRCSKCAESHHFKQCTSDFLKCLLCQGHHTAVSAECPNRRQEIQKMTEARQANTTRREPSTFNVQAANFPLLPGGGGASAQTASHWGPGSQPANQSSTQQQQPQLYSAESTSQPSPHQMLLPNRNHNVIMGLIRTAEMIAGTNTKEF, encoded by the exons ATGATCTACCGAATCAAGGTACGATTCAGAGGGAACCAGATCCCTACACGATCAGAGATATCggatttgatcaccactacaaccaatgTTGCACCCCTGGACGTCGTACTCAACGATGATGGACTCCCTCAACTGCTGTTCAGCAGTGCCGAGGCC gacagccacctctccactatgaaggtcaccttcacctcgcctgaggaagctacctctGCTACCACCAACGGCTTCCGGTGCTTCGGCCTCGCTTGTACACCCCGACAAATAACAAGAGAACATTACTACCAGCTACGACAGTGTTTTAAGTGCTATAGTTATGAGCACTTCACTAAAAGTTGCCCATCTcaggaccaacggtgcagcaagtgcgcCGAGAGTCACCACTTCAAACAATGCACCAGCGACTTCCTCAAATGCCTTCTCTGCCAAGGTCACCATACTGCCGTCTCTGCTGAGTGTCCAAACAGACGTCAAGAAATACAGAAGATGACCGAAGCCAGGCAAGCCAACACCACACGACGAGAACCGTCAACATTCAACGTGCAAGCCGCCAACTTTCCTCTGCTTCCGGGAGGGGGCGGAGCTTCTGCACAGACTGCATCCCATTGGGGCCCTGGGTCCCAGCCCGCCAACCAATCATCGacgcagcagcaacagccacaactttactctgctgaatcaacaagccagccctcaccacaccagatgctGCTCCCTAACAGAAACCATAACGTCATAATGGGACtcatccgcactgctgaaatgattgcaggcacgaacaccaaggaattt